The genomic segment CCCAATGTCTGAAGCACTCAAAGCCCTCGCACGGGCATGCCACGATCGGCGGCTGGAGCGTCGCGAGTTTCTGGCGCGCGCCAGCGCCCTCGGTTTTGGCAGCAGCGCCGCCGGCCTGATGCTCAATGCCGTGTCGACCCGGGCCCTCGCCCAGGACGGCGGCGTCGACTTCATGAAGCACAAGGGCAAGACCGTCAAACTGCTGCTGAACAAGCATCCGTATGTGGATGCGATGGTCAAGAACATCGAGAACTTCAAGGCCCTGACCGGCTTGAATGTCAGCTACGACATCTTTCCGGAAGATGTCTACTTCGACAAGGTGACCGCAGCCCTGGCCAGCAAGAGCAGCCAGTACGACGCTTTCATGACCGGCGCCTACCAGACCTGGAAGTACGGCCCGGCGCGCCAGATCGTCGACCTGAACCAGTACCTGCAAGACCCCAAGCTCACCTCGGCCAACTACGCCTGGGAGGATATCTACCAGAACCTGCGCGCCGCCACGTCCTGGGACGGCAAGGCCGGCTCCGCACTCGGCGGCCCGGGCGCCAAGCAATGGGCCTTGCCCTGGGGCTTCGAGCTCAACAGCCTGGCCTACAACAAGCGCCTGTTCGATGCGCTGAAACTGGGCGTGCCGACCCACCTGGCGGACCTGGCGGACAAGGCCGCCAGCATCAGCAAGAGCGGCAAGGGCTACGGCATCGGCGTGCGCGGCTCGCGCAGTTGGGCCACGATCCATGCCGGCTTTTTGTCGGCGTACACCAACTTCGGCAACAAGGACTTCCACAGCGCGGGCGGCAAGCTGACGCCGGCAATGAACACGCCGCAGAGCAAGCAGTTTCACCAGCAGTGGATCGACATGATCAAGAACGGCGGGCCGAAGAACTGGACCAACTACACCTGGTATGAGGTCGGCAACGATCTGGGCGCGGGCAATAGCGCGATGATCTACGACGCCGACATCATGGGCTACTTCTTCAACAGCGGCAGCAACAAGGAAGCCGGCAACCTGGCCTACGCCGCGTTCACGCCGAACCCGGCCGCCAAGGCGCCCACGCCCAATATCTGGATCTGGTCGCTGGCGATGAGCGAGTTCTCCAAACAAAAGGAGGCCGCCTGGTTCCTGCTGCAATGGGCCACCGGCACGCAGAACACCACCTTCGGCGCCACCCAGGGCGACTTGGTGAACCCGGTGCGCAAATCGGTCTGGGAAAACGCCCAGTTCAAGGAGCGGCTGGACAAGTCCTACCCCGGCTACCTGCGGCAATACCAGGCCAGCGTGGAGGGCGCGAAGATCTACTTCACGCCGCAGCAGTTGTTTCCCGAATTCACCACCGAGTGGGCGTCGATGCTGCAACAGATGTACGGCGGCACGGTGCCGGTCGGCGAGGGGCTGGACAAACTGGCCGAGACGCTGACCCGCAAGCTCAAGGGCGTGGGCCTGGCCTGAAGCCCCCAGGGCGCCAGCGGCCCCGGCGCGACCGCTCGCGGCCGTGCTGCGGGCCGCAAAGCCCGGCGCGCCGCGCACACTGGCATCGAACCTCATCCCCCCCGGAGTCACCGTGATGACCGCCACCACCAGGCTCGCCTTGCCGCAGCGGCCGCGCCGGCGCCTGCGTTTTCAGACGCTGCTGCCGTACCTGCTCAGCCTCCCGGCCCTGCTGGTGTGCATTGGCATCCTGATCCCGTTTTTCGTTGCGGTCGGCTACTCATTGCAGCGCTACAACCTGTCCTTTCCCGACCAGCGCGAGTACATCTGGTTTGACAACTACATCGACCTGCTCACCGATGGCGCGTTCTGGAACACCGTGCGCGTGTCGCTGGTCTACATGCTGGCCACGGTGGGCGTGCAACTGCTGCTGGGCATGGGCATTGCGCTGCTGCTCAAGGAGCGCAACCGCGTCAACAACGCGTTGAGCGTGCTGCTGATCCTGCCGCTGATGGTGGCGCCGGCCATCGCCAGCCTGATGTGGAAGCTGATGACCAACCCCGGCTTCGGCGTGCTCAACTACCTGCTCGGCCTGCTCGGCATCCGCGACTTCGGCTGGTCCTCGCACCCCGATACCGCGATGTTCACCGTGGTGCTGGTCGACACCTGGGTCTACACGCCCTTCATCGTCGTGCTGCTGCTGGCCGGTCTGCGCGCGCTGCCGCCGCAGCCCTTCGAGGCCGCGCAGCTCGACGGCGTGCCGGCCAGCTTCGTGTTCTTTCGCATCACGCTGCCGATGCTCACGCCCTACATCCTGACGGCCTGCATGTTCCGCATGCTCGACAGCATGCAGCAGTTCGACATCATCTACTCGATGACGCAGGGCGGCCCCGGCGACGCGCTCACCGTGTTCCAGGTGCAGGCGTACCTGGAGGCGTTCAGCTTCTCGAACATCGGCAAATCGGCGGCGCTGGTGCTGATCCTGTGGGTCATCACCTACGCGCTGTCGACCCTGTTCATCCGGCATTGGCTCAAACTGCGGCAACGCGCCCGGGGCGGCCAAGTCTGAGCTGAGGCGAGACGCACACACCATGAGATCTGCCACCTTCTGGCGCGTCGCGCGCCCCGTTTTGCTGACGGCCGTCGGGCTGTTCTTTTTGTTCCCGTTCGTCTGGGTGCTGCTGATGTCCTTCATGTCCAACCAGGACATCCTGCGCAGCACGCCGACGCTGGCCTTCACGCCGACGCTGGACAACTACGCCTCGCTGATGGCCGGCCAGCTCAA from the Verminephrobacter eiseniae EF01-2 genome contains:
- a CDS encoding ABC transporter substrate-binding protein, which gives rise to MSEALKALARACHDRRLERREFLARASALGFGSSAAGLMLNAVSTRALAQDGGVDFMKHKGKTVKLLLNKHPYVDAMVKNIENFKALTGLNVSYDIFPEDVYFDKVTAALASKSSQYDAFMTGAYQTWKYGPARQIVDLNQYLQDPKLTSANYAWEDIYQNLRAATSWDGKAGSALGGPGAKQWALPWGFELNSLAYNKRLFDALKLGVPTHLADLADKAASISKSGKGYGIGVRGSRSWATIHAGFLSAYTNFGNKDFHSAGGKLTPAMNTPQSKQFHQQWIDMIKNGGPKNWTNYTWYEVGNDLGAGNSAMIYDADIMGYFFNSGSNKEAGNLAYAAFTPNPAAKAPTPNIWIWSLAMSEFSKQKEAAWFLLQWATGTQNTTFGATQGDLVNPVRKSVWENAQFKERLDKSYPGYLRQYQASVEGAKIYFTPQQLFPEFTTEWASMLQQMYGGTVPVGEGLDKLAETLTRKLKGVGLA
- a CDS encoding carbohydrate ABC transporter permease — encoded protein: MTATTRLALPQRPRRRLRFQTLLPYLLSLPALLVCIGILIPFFVAVGYSLQRYNLSFPDQREYIWFDNYIDLLTDGAFWNTVRVSLVYMLATVGVQLLLGMGIALLLKERNRVNNALSVLLILPLMVAPAIASLMWKLMTNPGFGVLNYLLGLLGIRDFGWSSHPDTAMFTVVLVDTWVYTPFIVVLLLAGLRALPPQPFEAAQLDGVPASFVFFRITLPMLTPYILTACMFRMLDSMQQFDIIYSMTQGGPGDALTVFQVQAYLEAFSFSNIGKSAALVLILWVITYALSTLFIRHWLKLRQRARGGQV